One Peterkaempfera bronchialis DNA window includes the following coding sequences:
- a CDS encoding D-arabinono-1,4-lactone oxidase, producing MSKATSGSRSTTLEPSRWSNWAGNQSARPVRVVAPASAEELAEAVRRAAADGLAVKAVGSGHSFTSIASADGGVLVRPDRLTAVRRIDREAGTVTVESGLPLERLNRLLEAAGLSLTNMGDVMVQTVAGATGTGTHGTGRDSASLSAQIRELEIVLADGTVATCSATENADLFQGARLGLGALGVVSAITFGVEPLFLLTAHEKPMRLDEVLADFDRLTEANEHFEFYWFPHTDRCSTKRNNRSQGPATPLPRFREWLDDEFLSNTVWEGACRVGRRFPSAIPAIAQVSSRAWSERGYTDVAYKVFTSPRRVRFVEMEYAVPRAAATEVLRELRALVERSDWRISFPVEVRTAPADDLWLSTASGRDTCYIAVHLYRGTADRGYFAEVERIMTAHQGRPHWGKLHTRDAEYLASVYPRLGDFTALRDRVDPERRFGNGYLRRVLGA from the coding sequence GTGTCGAAGGCGACGAGCGGCAGCCGCAGCACCACCCTTGAGCCGAGCCGCTGGTCCAACTGGGCGGGGAACCAGAGCGCCCGTCCCGTCCGGGTGGTGGCGCCGGCCTCCGCCGAGGAGCTGGCGGAGGCGGTACGGCGGGCCGCCGCCGACGGGCTGGCGGTCAAGGCGGTGGGGTCCGGGCACTCCTTCACCTCCATAGCCTCCGCCGACGGCGGGGTGCTGGTCCGCCCGGACCGGCTCACCGCGGTGCGACGGATCGACCGCGAGGCGGGCACCGTCACGGTGGAGTCCGGGCTGCCGCTGGAGCGGCTCAACCGGCTGCTGGAGGCGGCGGGCCTGTCGCTGACCAACATGGGCGATGTGATGGTGCAGACCGTCGCCGGGGCGACCGGCACCGGCACCCATGGCACCGGCCGGGACTCCGCCTCGCTGTCGGCCCAGATCCGCGAGCTGGAGATCGTGCTGGCGGACGGTACGGTCGCCACCTGCTCCGCCACCGAGAACGCCGACCTCTTCCAGGGCGCCCGGCTGGGCCTCGGGGCGCTGGGCGTGGTCAGTGCGATCACCTTCGGGGTGGAGCCGCTCTTCCTGCTGACGGCGCATGAGAAGCCGATGCGGCTGGACGAGGTGCTGGCCGACTTCGACCGGCTGACCGAGGCCAACGAGCACTTCGAGTTCTACTGGTTCCCGCACACCGACCGGTGCAGCACCAAGCGGAACAACCGCAGCCAGGGCCCGGCCACTCCGCTGCCGCGTTTCAGGGAGTGGCTGGACGACGAGTTCCTGTCCAACACCGTCTGGGAGGGCGCCTGCCGGGTCGGTCGGCGCTTCCCCTCCGCCATTCCCGCCATCGCTCAGGTCTCCAGCCGCGCCTGGTCCGAGCGCGGCTACACCGACGTGGCGTACAAGGTCTTCACCAGCCCGCGCCGGGTGCGCTTCGTGGAGATGGAGTACGCGGTGCCCCGGGCTGCGGCGACCGAGGTGCTGCGCGAACTGCGGGCGCTGGTGGAGCGCTCCGACTGGCGGATCAGCTTCCCGGTGGAGGTGCGGACCGCACCGGCGGACGACCTCTGGCTCTCCACCGCGAGCGGCCGTGACACCTGCTACATCGCGGTGCACCTGTACCGGGGGACGGCCGACCGGGGCTACTTCGCCGAGGTGGAGCGGATCATGACGGCGCACCAGGGCCGACCGCACTGGGGAAAGCTGCACACCCGGGACGCCGAGTACCTCGCCTCGGTCTATCCGAGGCTGGGCGACTTCACCGCGCTGCGCGACCGGGTGGACCCTGAACGCCGGTTCGGGAACGGCTATCTGCGGCGCGTCCTGGGGGCCTGA
- a CDS encoding ferrochelatase has protein sequence MSDSRTPGGAATGGPAQAAPDAAPYDALLLLSFGGPEGPDDVVPFLENVTHGRGIPKERLAEVGQHYFRFGGVSPINEQNRELLAALRKDFAEHGLDLPVHWGNRNWSPYLVDTLREMAEAGHRRILTLATSAYAGYSGCRQYRENLADALALLSEEGVPELRVDKLRHYYNHPGFVGPMVESTLVALAELPEEVRDTAHLVFTTHSIPTAMAETSGAPDDPARGRPGGVYVAQHLDVARLVAGAVAEATGIIGRHWELVYQSRSGAPHIPWLEPDVCDHLEALHREGAPAAVMVPIGFVSDHMEVKYDLDTEARAKAAELGLPVARAATVGADARFVAAVRELVLERAATERGAQPVRCAFGSLGAGRDVCPVDCCPNPRAPRPAVGQG, from the coding sequence ATGTCCGACTCGCGCACTCCCGGCGGCGCCGCGACCGGCGGCCCCGCGCAGGCCGCCCCCGACGCCGCGCCGTACGACGCCCTGCTGCTGCTCTCCTTCGGCGGGCCCGAGGGCCCGGACGATGTGGTGCCGTTCCTGGAGAACGTGACCCATGGCCGGGGCATCCCCAAGGAACGGTTGGCCGAGGTCGGGCAGCACTACTTCCGCTTCGGCGGGGTCAGCCCGATCAACGAGCAGAACCGCGAGCTGCTGGCGGCCCTGCGCAAGGACTTCGCCGAGCACGGCCTGGACCTGCCGGTGCACTGGGGCAACCGCAACTGGTCCCCGTACCTGGTGGACACCCTCCGGGAGATGGCCGAGGCCGGGCACCGCCGCATCCTGACCCTGGCCACCAGCGCCTACGCCGGCTACTCCGGCTGCCGCCAGTACCGGGAGAACCTCGCCGACGCGCTGGCGCTGCTGAGCGAGGAGGGCGTGCCCGAGCTGCGGGTCGACAAGCTGCGGCACTACTACAACCACCCCGGCTTCGTCGGCCCGATGGTGGAGAGCACCCTGGTCGCCCTCGCCGAGCTGCCCGAGGAGGTGCGCGACACCGCCCACCTCGTCTTCACCACCCACTCCATCCCCACCGCCATGGCCGAGACCTCCGGCGCCCCGGACGACCCCGCCCGGGGCCGGCCCGGCGGCGTCTATGTCGCCCAGCACCTGGATGTGGCCCGGCTGGTCGCCGGGGCGGTCGCGGAGGCCACCGGGATCATCGGCCGCCACTGGGAACTCGTCTACCAGAGCCGCAGCGGCGCCCCGCACATCCCCTGGCTGGAGCCGGACGTCTGCGACCACCTGGAGGCGCTGCACCGGGAAGGCGCCCCGGCGGCGGTGATGGTACCGATCGGCTTTGTCTCCGACCACATGGAGGTCAAGTACGACCTCGACACCGAGGCCCGCGCCAAGGCGGCGGAACTCGGCCTCCCGGTGGCGCGCGCCGCCACCGTGGGCGCCGACGCGCGGTTTGTCGCGGCGGTGCGTGAGCTGGTGCTGGAGCGCGCGGCGACCGAGCGGGGCGCGCAGCCGGTCCGCTGTGCCTTCGGGTCGCTGGGCGCCGGCCGCGACGTCTGCCCGGTCGACTGCTGCCCCAACCCCCGCGCGCCGCGCCCCGCCGTCGGCCAGGGCTGA
- a CDS encoding sulfurtransferase: MDSHHTPYPLITVGELTEALQGPRPPALLDVRWQLGGPPGEKEYRAGHLPGAHYLDLDRDLAAPAGPAGRHPLPDLAVLTAALRRAGVYADRDAVVYDAGPALSAARAWWLLRWAGHTRVRVLDGGLAAWTAAGQPLSTETPADGGGTFTPVPGGMPVLDADGAARLARTGLLLDARAGERYRGETEPIDPRAGHIPGAVSAPTADNLGADGRFRPAAELAARFRDLGAATAETGVYCGSGVTAAHQVLALEAAGLRAALYPGSWSEWSADPARPAATGPHPG, from the coding sequence ATGGACAGCCACCACACTCCCTACCCGCTGATCACGGTCGGGGAACTCACCGAAGCCCTCCAAGGTCCCCGCCCGCCCGCGCTGCTGGACGTCCGCTGGCAGCTCGGCGGCCCGCCGGGGGAGAAGGAGTACCGCGCCGGACACCTCCCCGGCGCCCACTACCTCGACCTCGATCGCGACCTCGCCGCCCCGGCCGGACCGGCCGGGCGCCACCCGCTGCCCGATCTCGCGGTGCTCACGGCGGCGCTGCGCCGCGCCGGGGTGTACGCCGACCGCGACGCGGTGGTGTACGACGCGGGGCCCGCCCTCTCCGCCGCCCGCGCCTGGTGGCTGCTGCGCTGGGCCGGGCACACCCGGGTCCGGGTGCTGGACGGGGGGTTGGCCGCCTGGACCGCCGCCGGGCAGCCGCTCTCCACCGAGACCCCGGCGGACGGCGGCGGCACCTTCACCCCCGTCCCCGGCGGGATGCCGGTCCTCGACGCGGACGGCGCCGCCCGGCTGGCCCGCACCGGGCTGCTGCTGGATGCCCGTGCGGGGGAGCGCTACCGGGGCGAGACCGAGCCGATCGACCCCCGGGCCGGGCACATCCCCGGCGCGGTGTCGGCGCCCACCGCCGACAACCTGGGCGCGGACGGCCGGTTCCGGCCCGCCGCTGAACTCGCCGCCCGCTTCCGCGACCTGGGCGCGGCCACCGCCGAGACCGGGGTGTACTGCGGCTCGGGTGTCACCGCCGCCCACCAGGTGCTCGCCCTGGAGGCGGCCGGCCTGCGCGCCGCCCTCTACCCGGGCTCCTGGAGCGAGTGGTCCGCCGACCCCGCCCGCCCCGCCGCCACCGGCCCCCACCCCGGCTGA
- a CDS encoding MFS transporter: MLSTYRQIFAAPGSLAFSTTGLLSRLPISMTGIGIVTMLSQLRGAYGLAGAVTATLALAAAVLGPQVSRLVDRYGQRRVALPATVLTMVSATALLLCARLEAPDWTLFLGAAGMGAMPSVGSMVRARWAHLYRSDPALLHTAYSFEAVMDEICFIVGPILAIGLATSVFPEAGVLLAGVFLTVGVALFSAQRRTEPPVHPREQHSPGSAIRSKALQVLVLTFVATGAIFGAVEVVTVAFAQEQGHTALSSAVLAVYALGSCLAGAVFGVFKPKGPMSRRFLLGVSLMAVSMLPLLLVGNLVALAVALFVAGLSISPTMVTTMGMVERLVPATKLNEGMTWTTTGLAVGVAVGSSVGGWTVDRAGASTGYWVPVVAGSLAAVTAFLGARRLRSAPEQEAERVEGDERQPQHHP, from the coding sequence ATGCTGTCGACCTACCGCCAGATCTTCGCCGCCCCCGGCAGCCTGGCCTTCTCCACCACGGGTCTGCTGTCCCGGCTGCCCATCTCGATGACCGGCATCGGCATCGTCACCATGCTCTCCCAGCTGCGCGGGGCCTACGGTCTGGCGGGTGCGGTCACCGCCACGCTGGCGCTGGCCGCCGCAGTGCTCGGTCCGCAGGTGTCGCGGCTGGTGGACCGGTACGGTCAGCGGCGGGTGGCGCTGCCGGCGACCGTGCTGACCATGGTGTCGGCGACGGCGCTGCTGCTCTGCGCCCGGCTGGAGGCGCCCGACTGGACGCTCTTCCTGGGGGCCGCCGGTATGGGGGCGATGCCCAGCGTGGGGTCGATGGTGCGGGCCCGCTGGGCGCATCTCTACCGCAGCGACCCGGCGCTGCTGCACACCGCCTACTCCTTCGAGGCGGTGATGGACGAGATCTGCTTCATCGTCGGGCCGATCCTCGCCATCGGGCTGGCCACCTCGGTCTTCCCGGAGGCGGGCGTGCTGCTGGCCGGGGTCTTCCTGACCGTGGGGGTGGCCCTGTTCAGCGCGCAGCGGCGTACCGAGCCCCCGGTGCATCCGCGTGAGCAGCACTCCCCCGGCTCCGCGATCCGGTCCAAGGCGCTCCAGGTGCTGGTGCTGACCTTTGTCGCCACCGGTGCGATCTTCGGCGCGGTGGAGGTGGTGACGGTGGCGTTCGCGCAGGAGCAGGGTCACACGGCGCTCTCCAGCGCGGTGCTGGCGGTCTATGCGCTGGGGTCGTGCCTGGCCGGTGCCGTCTTCGGGGTGTTCAAGCCCAAGGGCCCGATGTCCCGCCGGTTCCTGCTGGGCGTGTCGCTGATGGCGGTGAGTATGCTCCCGCTCCTACTGGTAGGAAACCTCGTGGCTCTGGCGGTGGCCCTGTTCGTCGCCGGGCTGTCGATCTCCCCGACCATGGTCACCACGATGGGCATGGTGGAGCGGCTGGTGCCGGCCACCAAGCTCAACGAGGGGATGACCTGGACGACCACCGGGCTGGCCGTGGGTGTGGCGGTGGGCTCCTCGGTCGGCGGGTGGACGGTGGACCGCGCGGGGGCCTCGACCGGGTACTGGGTGCCGGTCGTGGCGGGCTCGCTGGCCGCGGTCACGGCGTTCCTCGGGGCGCGTCGGCTGCGGTCGGCGCCGGAGCAGGAGGCAGAGCGTGTCGAAGGCGACGAGCGGCAGCCGCAGCACCACCCTTGA
- a CDS encoding response regulator transcription factor: MRVLVVEDEQLLAEAVATGLRREAMAVDVVYDGEAALERVGVNDYDVVVLDRDLPLVHGDDVCRAVVDSGLPTRVIMLTAAGDISDRVEGLELGADDYLPKPFAFSELVARVRALGRRTTTALPPVLERAGISLDPGRREVTRDGHPVQLAPKEFAVLEVLLRSNGGVVSAEQLLEKAWDENTDPFTNVVRVTVMTLRRKLGEPAVIVTVPGSGYRI; the protein is encoded by the coding sequence TTGCGGGTACTCGTCGTCGAGGACGAGCAGTTGCTCGCCGAAGCCGTCGCCACCGGCCTGCGCCGCGAGGCGATGGCCGTGGACGTGGTGTACGACGGGGAGGCGGCCCTGGAACGGGTCGGCGTCAACGACTACGACGTGGTCGTCCTGGACCGCGACCTGCCGCTGGTACACGGCGACGACGTCTGCCGGGCCGTGGTCGACTCCGGGCTGCCGACCCGGGTGATCATGCTGACGGCGGCCGGTGACATCAGCGACCGGGTCGAGGGTCTGGAGCTGGGCGCGGACGACTACCTCCCCAAGCCGTTCGCCTTCAGCGAACTCGTCGCCCGGGTGCGGGCCCTCGGCCGCCGCACCACCACGGCGCTGCCGCCCGTCCTGGAGCGCGCCGGGATCTCGCTGGACCCCGGCCGCCGGGAGGTGACCCGCGACGGCCACCCGGTCCAGCTGGCGCCCAAGGAGTTCGCCGTGCTGGAGGTGCTGCTGCGCTCCAACGGCGGCGTGGTCTCCGCCGAGCAGCTGCTGGAGAAGGCGTGGGACGAGAACACCGACCCGTTCACCAATGTGGTCCGGGTGACCGTGATGACGCTGCGCCGCAAGCTCGGGGAGCCCGCTGTGATCGTCACGGTGCCGGGCTCCGGATACCGGATCTGA
- a CDS encoding inositol monophosphatase family protein has product MTEPDPHLAAELLDLALEAARQAGALLRDGRPADLGVAATKSSPVDVVTEMDTACEKLIVELISARRPDDGFLGEEGASSPGTSGVRWVVDPLDGTVNYLYGLPTWAVSIAAEVDGRAVVGVVAVPERGETFHAVAGGGAYLDGERIGCRPAPAPGQALVCTGFNYVREVREHQAEVVRALIAEVRDIRRGGSAAVDLCDVACGRLDGYYERGLHPWDMAAGVLIAREAGALSGGRPGEEPSGELVVTAVPGVFEPLQARLEELGAWHD; this is encoded by the coding sequence ATGACCGAGCCCGATCCGCACCTCGCCGCCGAACTGCTCGACCTCGCCCTGGAGGCGGCTCGGCAGGCCGGCGCGCTGCTGCGGGACGGCCGCCCGGCCGATCTGGGCGTCGCCGCCACCAAGAGCAGCCCGGTCGATGTGGTCACCGAGATGGACACCGCCTGCGAGAAGCTGATCGTGGAGCTGATCTCGGCCCGCCGCCCGGACGACGGCTTCCTCGGCGAGGAGGGTGCCAGCAGCCCCGGCACCAGCGGGGTCCGCTGGGTGGTGGACCCGCTGGACGGCACCGTCAACTACCTCTACGGTCTGCCGACCTGGGCGGTCTCCATCGCGGCCGAGGTCGATGGGCGGGCGGTGGTCGGAGTGGTGGCCGTACCGGAGCGCGGCGAGACCTTCCACGCCGTCGCGGGCGGCGGCGCGTACCTCGATGGGGAGCGCATCGGCTGCCGCCCCGCGCCCGCTCCGGGCCAGGCACTGGTGTGCACCGGCTTCAACTACGTCCGGGAGGTCCGGGAGCACCAGGCGGAGGTGGTCCGGGCGCTGATCGCGGAGGTGCGCGACATCCGGCGCGGCGGCAGCGCCGCAGTGGACCTCTGCGATGTCGCCTGCGGTCGGCTGGACGGCTACTACGAGCGCGGGCTGCACCCCTGGGACATGGCCGCCGGGGTGCTGATCGCCCGCGAGGCCGGGGCGCTGTCCGGCGGGCGGCCCGGCGAGGAGCCGTCCGGCGAACTGGTGGTCACCGCCGTGCCCGGGGTCTTCGAGCCGCTCCAGGCGCGGCTGGAGGAGCTGGGTGCCTGGCACGACTGA
- the sepH gene encoding septation protein SepH — protein MTSAGTTREVTVPELRVVAVSNDGTRLVLKAADSTEYTLPIDERLRAAIRGDRPRLGQIEIEVESHLRPRDIQARIRAGASAEEVAQLAGISVDRVRRFEGPVLAERAFMAERARKTPIRRHGESTGPQLGDAVMERLILHGAEKDSEQWDSWRRDDGTWDVVLQYRADGETRSAGWTYDPPRRLVQPTDDEARALIGETPERGGEDPVFPFVPRIARLPQERTARPALERPSPDRILERPVAEARDSLTSLLDVVPNFRGDLVVGPPEEPAAQEEADESAAAAPAASAGAGAAYADILMPRAVSPHRDRLVGTTDRQAEADGVRPGRRATVPSWDEIVFGSRRKKQD, from the coding sequence GTGACGTCGGCAGGCACCACCCGGGAGGTAACCGTGCCCGAACTGCGTGTCGTGGCTGTCAGCAATGACGGCACACGGCTGGTGCTCAAGGCTGCCGACAGCACGGAGTACACCCTCCCGATCGACGAGCGGCTGCGTGCCGCGATCCGTGGCGACCGCCCCCGGCTGGGCCAGATCGAGATCGAGGTGGAGAGCCATCTCCGCCCCCGCGACATCCAGGCGCGGATACGTGCCGGTGCCTCCGCCGAGGAGGTCGCACAGCTGGCCGGTATCTCGGTGGACCGGGTCCGCCGCTTCGAGGGGCCGGTGCTGGCCGAGCGGGCGTTCATGGCGGAGCGGGCGCGCAAGACGCCCATCCGGCGGCACGGTGAGTCGACCGGGCCGCAGCTCGGCGACGCCGTGATGGAGCGTCTGATCCTGCACGGCGCCGAGAAGGACAGCGAGCAGTGGGACTCCTGGCGGCGCGACGACGGCACCTGGGACGTGGTGCTCCAGTACCGGGCCGACGGTGAGACCCGCAGTGCCGGCTGGACCTACGACCCGCCGCGCCGCCTGGTGCAGCCCACCGACGACGAGGCGCGGGCGCTGATCGGCGAGACCCCGGAGCGCGGCGGCGAGGACCCGGTCTTCCCGTTCGTGCCGCGGATCGCCCGGCTGCCGCAGGAGCGTACGGCCCGACCGGCGCTGGAGCGGCCCTCACCCGACCGGATCCTGGAACGCCCGGTGGCCGAGGCTCGCGACTCGCTCACCAGCCTGCTGGACGTGGTGCCCAACTTCCGGGGCGACCTGGTGGTGGGGCCCCCGGAGGAGCCCGCCGCGCAGGAGGAGGCGGACGAGTCCGCCGCAGCCGCCCCGGCGGCCAGCGCGGGCGCGGGTGCCGCCTACGCGGACATCCTGATGCCGCGGGCGGTCTCGCCGCACCGCGACCGGCTGGTCGGTACCACCGACCGGCAGGCGGAGGCGGACGGCGTACGCCCCGGGCGGCGCGCTACGGTGCCCAGCTGGGACGAGATCGTCTTCGGCAGCCGCCGCAAGAAGCAGGACTGA